The DNA segment GTACCTAACGTTTTGCTAATAGCTTTGCTATTAACCGTTTTGTAAATTTACTTCACTCTCAAACTTTCGCTGAAtggttttaaaagtttaaataccTCGTATACCTTTTGAAATAAAGTAGAAATTTGAATAACTATGGAATTCGTAGTCTCAACTTAATGCTTTGTCGTTACATTTGGattgttaaacttttaaagtatatataaaatttaagtgaaattatagaaataaaaacacGTTTATTATCATTTcggaaaatttcaaaattttctttttgtttcaggtGTTATTTGATAGTTTTACCCTGGGGCGATTTACATCATTCACAGAAGACGGTTGCCCCGATGGCTATATGCAAATACAAGAAGCAAGTAGACCTCAAGTCGGAGGCTCTTGGTGCGGCACCTCATGGGGTCCTTCGATTTACTACAGCGAAACAAAATCGATAACTCTCATCATAAGGCTTCTTCATCTGTCCAAAGAACAGAACAATTATAATTTCGATTTCAGAATGGCATACAAAGTTCTACGGAGAGAGCACGCCACAGTCAGATACGGCGGTACGCCTCTATTAggtaaaacaatatttagtttATTACACGTGACGACATTATTACAGCACGTTCCAatttcatttgcaaatgtcgtcgcCGTAAAATACGACGTCAACATTAAGCAATAACCATTTCTCATTTCAGATCGTCCCTTTTTCAAACTGAGACCTATAGCCGTCCCCGTAAACATTTCACGCGAAGATACGAATGCAAGGTCGACACGAACGCCCGAGTATTACCTCGGGGATTTGATCTCCGGAACTTATTGCTCCCGGATATTCAGCGACTGCGATCGTAAAAACTGTAGGTTACAATCACCGAATTTCCCTGGCGTTTACCCGAGAAATTTGACGTGTTACTATGCCGTGCGACAACACGAGGTCCCTCAGGGTAAACACGCCTTGATTGTGGTGAAACAGCCCAACGGGCAGTTGATTTCTATAAGGAGTCAGAAGGCTTTGTATGCTGCCCAACAAGAACGGGGTAACAACGGAAGAGAGCTGAAATTTTGGCAACAGTGTGACGAGGTTCAGGATTATGTTACGGTATACGATGGCTACACAACTAGAGACCCTGTCGTGCTAAGGTTTTGTGGAGGCGGTGTGGCTGTCCCAGAAGCGATATCGAGTGGACCTGAGTTACTGGTCGAATTCACTACGTCCCCATTTGGCACATTCCTTCAGCCAGCAACTTTACAATCACTACACGGGTTTCAACTTGAAGTCgaagtaggtatttcattttcgaaaaaataataataattattattattattattatacggtTGTAGTACATATTTAGAATTTGAATAAATGATAAGAGAATTTATTGTTTAACATTATCAATCATAAATTGTTCATTCGTTTTTCTACAGGTTCATTAGAAATTTTAAAGACGCTTTCATcatttgtttttcaaaataatattagtttCAAAGATAACTGGTggataatttactggtggtaggacctcttgtgagtccgcacgggtaggtaccatcaccccgcctatttctgccgtgaagcagtaatgcgtttcggtttgaagggtgggatagccgttgtaactatactgagacctaaaaacttatatctcaaggtgggtggcgcatttacgttgtagatgtctatgggctccagtaaccacttaacaccaggtgggctgtgagctcgtctaccgatctaagcaataaaaaaaaaacatttcttttctAAAACTCAAAGCGTTCTCTCCTAAACGTGTAAAAGTAtgggaatatttttttaagaaaatactCCATAATAATAGTCCACTCATAATTTGGCTATCATCCAAACTGTAATTAACATCGAAGATAGTTTTTCTATCTCATTGAGAATCccagatttttttaaacctgTTAATCGAATCCTCGTTAAAATATCTATGATTGCTAAAAGCTTTTCATTATAAGGATCGAATTAGTTTTAAGTTGCAATCCAAATGTCTGAGCACGAGTTGCAAATAGTATTTTTCTTTGAAATCTGGCTGCATTTGAATTCATTAGGAACAACTAAACCACTATTACCGCTCCAACATTAGACTCGCTGTAATCTTTCCGTATACTCGTTGCTTTAAAATTAGGTTAATGGACTAATGTATTATCGTGATGTTTAAAACGTTCGTTTGcagtgaataataataaatcaagcAGTGCCCCGGAGGCGTAGGTTGGGTCTCTGCCAAAGTGTAATTAGTAACGCAGGCTCGCATGGACATAGTAATGGAACAAGAGATCTCGTCCACATTGTTTAAACCTATGAATTCGGGAGGCGACCCCAAAATTTTTAcccttaaaaattttaattggaaaggggaaaaaaagagaaaaatttaACAACTGCGCCATTGATTTCATTATTAATCTCGAAATAAGGACGACATAATTGGCTCCCTAAAACAGCACCGCTCCCGTTACCTCGTTCGTCCATTAGTTTTGATTAACGACGCCGAGGGTCCTTGTTACGGTTATcataatattaatcaattttagGTCAGGTTCGTTGATCAACAGTCGCCTACATATGCGAAAAACAAGAGAACTTGCGAATTCTGGATCCGAGGGACAGGTCGTGGTGTTTTGGAGCATCCGCAACATTCTTTACCGCCGAACACCACGTGCCTTTATCACATGCAAGGGATTGACACCTCCGGGCCTTCGGGACGCCACATAATTTACAGACGGCCGTCGTTTTCGGCTCCACGATTCAGGGTTTGGTTTTCggtattgaaattttatgtgacCAACGCTCTGAACCCTAACTTGCCCGAGGACGAATACTGCGGAAGCCATTTTAATATATGGGATGGTCCGATGAGAATATCGCCTGGTTGCAGCGATATATTTTGgtgagaatgttttttttagtttcactgATTTTGAGTAATTCTGCTTTTCACATATTATCGGATACGTTTTGTTGGACAAAGTATATCTGTACATTATCATGATATAATATTGTGTACGTTGTTGTatgtgattatatatatatactgtgtttatatattatgtatgaagtattattatcagtttggttattttcatattaagttatgcacctaccacagaattctctacaccacccttggttgactggtagataaTGCcacaggcattaagtccgctatTGTACTTCTGTgcattaagttaaataaataaataaatctgtaaaaatatttgtaaagagATTGGGAtcttacattaattaaaaacaaacagatCAAACAGGTTCTTACGACCCTTTCAGTGACAAAGAGCGGTCAGTCCAAATGTCAAGAGCGACATCCCCTCAATCAGTAATTGTGGGTCGACCTCCTACGAATGCAACACTCATAGCCAGATTCTGCAGGGAAAGAGCACCCAGGACATGCGAACATGCACTGCTGAAAAAATCCAGAGCCTGCACGAAAACAGAAAGCTTCCTTTCCAAGGGGGATTCTTTGACTTTGGAATTGAAGTTAACTCAAGGAACAGCTTTGAAGTTAGTGATTTTGTTTCATCCATATGTCTATCATGAACTACTGGTCCTGTTTTCTCAGCCACAtgtttaatgaatatttattgaCCATTCATTTGCACTACATAAGAAAAATAAGTATACTTTGTGAATCTGATAAAACTAAATGTTGGCACACTCGTTTGGTGAATAAAGTCACGAGTTACCATTATTCGTACGTCAAATGGTGAACTAAATTTCAACTATGGAGTAAAAGACATGAATGATTTTTTGTGTGCTAGAGTAGCTGCTAAATGGTATCTTTTTTCCTGTACCGTTGTTTATGTACTGGTTTTCAATTTCAGACCAGTGTTCTTCAAGGCATTATACGAATTCGTGGATCTACACCAAGATGGCGAGCCTTGGGGTCGTGGTCCGTGTTCTCGACGATTTGCCTCACGATCCTTTCCTGAAGCTCCTCCCGATCCACCCATTAATTTTTCTTCACCGAGAGACGTGTTCTTGTATGGACGAGGTGGTGCCAGAAATATTAGGTAGGAATATTTCTATGTATTATTACATTGTCGATTTGTGTTACCAATATCGGCGTCCATAGTCAGAATTGACctaattatattattgaaatatctataactttaaaaaaataataggatTGCTATTTTTATGATTTCTGCTCATTCGTTATCTATAATGCTCAAACAAATTAAgaactttttatattataattaattttatgattatAGTTGCACGTATCGCTTCGAAGCAAATCCTGGTGAAGTGGTCAGACTAAGGGTTTGGGGTGTTCGAAGTGGTGGCAGATTGTGTCGATCGGTGCATTCCGCCCACGCACCCTGGTATCGATGCGCCGGTGACCTCACAGCAGCTGTGAGGATATTCGACAGACCTTGGAAAAACATTGGCTCTGGGATACCGAGAGATTGCTTGTGCAGGTTAGTAGTCTATTTATTAACAATCCTTTTGACATATCGGAAAACAGTAACTTATTAACAACTCTGATATCGAATATCAATTATCAGCAACAGATCAACAATCATCAGCAAACAGTGAACAGGAATTAATTCAAACACGCTTGAAGCGGCATCAAATGAACAAGAACACATTTGATGGCAGCATCTTGTATTTCTTCCAATAATATCTAAGTGTTGCTGTTTCAACTATTTCAGTGACGTCGGCGACTACGAGTTCGTGTCTTCGTCAACTGTGGCCGAGCTGAAATTCGATGTGGTGAATATGACGGCGACAGATGACTTCCGATCTTTTGGCTTCGAAGCGTCTGTAGAGTTTGTCAGATACGATTCCGTTTGTGAAAGTACCCATCGAGTGTATGGAGCCAGTGGAGAACTTAGATTATCCGCTACATTACCAGACTCGGAAGCAGTAAGTTCAGACCTTAATTGAAGCTGGAAAGTGCTTAGTTTAAGCGGCCACTTAAgaattagttttagttagcaTATATACCTTGAAAGTTTTACTATCTTCAATAtgctttttgtatttttcaGTTCGTTCAAGTTCAACTAGCATTGCTCACTTACTTACCCTTACCCTTTGTAACCCTTATTATATCTATTGCGTATAGTCCTAAGCGGCTGGCGATAGATTTGATTCCCCCTTATGAAGCTTCACGAGAAGCCACTTAGTGTAGTatgcattatatatttttggttGTGAGTACATCGCCTTAAGACCCTCTTCTTACGACAAGATAGAAAACGTTGCCACTCTAGTATAGTCCTGATAACGGTAAACCcgtaaattttgaaattactCATAGTAGAACCGTCGGAGTAGATTTAACAGCGCtcaaatgtaactatacttgagaccttagagatatatctcaaggtgggtggcgcactaacgggttccagttaccacttaacaccatgtgggctgtgagctcgtccatccatctaagcaataaaaaaatgaactatGACATAACTGTTATGCAATTCCAGTGACACTCTGACGTCATAGtgacttatatctctaggtggtgGTAGGTAGCGGTATTCACATGTTtgttggctccggtaacctttTGAGTACTTTTGACAcgaagtgggccgtgagcttgctTACAAATAGCTATAAGAAACGCAACTGTTAATCGCCCCTACTTGTTACAACTTTCATCAATTATGTCATCGTGTTCTGAGGTTTCTTCACGAGGTTTGGTCAAAAACAAATGATATTTGAAACTCTTAATCTGTGTGGCTTAATTGTCTATGCAAGCTTTCCCCGATAAATTCCGCAGATGGAGACTAATCCcactttcatttattttaggAGCATTGTGAACATCGCCCTTGGCTAATAGATCCCTCGCCGGGTCATTATCTCTACTTACAAGTGCGCGGATCAATCATCAGTGAACCAACGTTGGACAACTTTACTCTTCTCAACAATATCACAGTAGCACCAGATTTAAGGCACTTGTGCAGAACACAAAACAGAATCGCCGTTTACGCTGGAGGGTTAATGCCCGTTTATATTTGCCCTGAGTCTCCTGAGCAGGTAAGAAAGAGTTATCACTGAATAGCGAATAAGGCTGCCTATTTCGTGAAAATACTGAATTTGTTCAGTTTTTACGtagctattcgtgctatttataatatgcacccgagggaatccttgagggacaagtttaaggaaatcaaaattctaactttagcgtcccaatacatttttgaaaatttattgtacgtgcgtaaaaacattgtagaattccccagagtctgcgatttgcataatgtgaacactaggaacaaacataggcttgcgttgccggcggctcgaattaagaaaataagcaactctttcagggggctgggtgtacagcttttcaacaagatcccacaaaacgttcaactactacctgttcatagatttaagaaaactgtcaaggaacgtttgtgcaacaaggcatattataaagttaaggattttttactagatggcactacgtgggaatgaggcgttcgctcctggccttttcatttttcattattattattatttatttgaattgtatttttttgacttgtttttttgtatactgtaaatatgttttcttgttttaaaaaaaaaaagaaaatagttgagaaaatacaaaaaaaaaaaaaccccgctgagtttgtttcgccggttcttctcaggactgtggctttttttggaaccggtggtagagttaacattttcttttacattttgacattcaacaagtgtgtttttgatgacatccaagttgaaataaatgattttgaatttgaatttgataagATTTCAATGAATACAGATAAGCCTCAACAGGATAATAAGCCATTATTTATAGGTAGTTCTCATTAATTTGACAAGTCGATGAAAGCCTACTGCTGTCATGTCAATAGCCTCTGCTCTTAGATTTAACAGACGAAAATgatgtatattattaaaaaaagttctCACAAAACACATTGTCATAATGTTACATCTCTTAAcgttaatatttaattgatcTAACGCAGAATTGATATTATAATACCTCGTTGTTTCTGTAagattttgtttgtgttttatttattagttcatAGCTACTTAACGGCCAACGAATACCGGCCGGCTTCCTGCAACAAAAGGAGTGATAGACTCTGGGATAATTTTATACGTCACTAAGACCCAGTGCGGGGAAGCTCACTTTACTCCTAAATCTAACTGAACTACCGTGCAGAACAATATAAATGCATTTTTGAATCAACAATCAGTGATCCGTAGTTTGTCAGTTTGTCAACACATTGGATACCGAAAAAtcacacaaaatcaaaaacagtgCAGCGCGCATTTCTCTTCGGGCGTTTTAAGGTTTTCTTAAGAATATTTTGCAGAACCACAGAGATCAGATTTGTATCTCTAATTTTCAGGATACAGAAGAGGTAGTAGAAATTTTCTCTGAAGGCTGGTCTAAGGATGTAGACGAACTTGCTCGACACGTGCTACAACCCGGACCTTCTCCTGACCGATTCGACTTGGAGTTCCCACGCTCTTTAGCTGTTGAACTCATCGCTGTAGAAGCCGGAAATTACTTTGTTTCGTGGCTAGAACTCTCTAAGAGGTATACCTGCATCTTTCGCCTTCTGTGAGTTTGATAAGTATTACGAGTTAAGGGACTGTTTACTTATAGTTTCAAATGCAGTCGCCATGATGTCAAGAAAGCAACATTTTTTGTATAAGATGAATGCCCTGCCTGCCCGAAGGTTAAGGCGGTTGCGTTAGCCCGCAATTACAGTCActgttgttttaaattaattgcccATATTGCATACGATTATATTCAACGAGTTCATACCACGATTTTCACATGTGAGTTCCGAATATATTTCGATTATATTTCAAACGCCATGATCTCGGGCAGACTGAAGACTGCGGGTAGGATGTTAAGAGCAGACAAATCCGTCCACCCTCGTTTTAAATGATAGTGTGTACAATGGTAACTGTAGCtgcctttattattattatttttttattgcttaggtggatggacgaccccttttttattgcccttgtaggcagacgtgcatacggctcGCCTGAtgggtgggtggttaccgtcgcccatggacttcagcaatgccaggagcagagccaagtgcTGCTTACCGATAGCTCACTGATTTTATGTGGTTAccagagcttatagacatctacaaccttagcatatgagttctaaggtctgcgttttgacagtacaacggctgtcccttCAAACCGTTTGGGCTGTCTTACGTTTCAGAGAGGCAAGCGGGCCGGGCAGCGTGTTCGCGCTATCGGGCGAGTGCACGCACCGGTGCGCGTCGCTGGACGCGTGCATCGCCGCGGCGCTGTGGTGCGACGGCGTGGCGCACTGCCCGCACGGTGACGACGAGCGCCTGGCGCACTGCTCGGCACTGCTGCGTCTGCCCGCGCACTACGCACTAGCGCTGCTGGCCTTCGCCGCACTCACCTGCTGCGCACTGGTCAGTTTCCGCCCATACTCCTTCCTTTCTTACCTATTACCTTCCGCGGGTGGGGTAAgctgtgtaactatacttgagaccttagaacttatatctcaagatgggtggcgcatttacgctgtggatgtctatgggctccagtaatcacttaacaccagatgggctgtgagctcgtccacccatctaagcaataaaaaaaaactcgaatcaAATTCTTGCATCGGTCTCGGCAGTCTGTTCTAAATCTTCCcgcgtcatgcccaagacgcccAATTCTAATTCTACTGAGCGATGCCAACTTGTTCTGggacggcctctcttccttttgacACTTTCCATGTCAGTGCTCTCTTggatagttgttttttttattgcttagttgggtggacgagctcacagcccatctggtgttaagtgattactggagcccatagacatctacaacgtaaatgcgccacccatcttcagatataagttctaaggtctcaagtatagttacatatgtTCTACCCCCTCCCGCGTCATGACCAAGACGCCCAATTCCTGTTCTactgagcgacgccaagttgttctggaaCAGCTTCTCTTCATTttgacactttccaggtcattGCTCTCTTGGATAgttgggtatcgggctttcttaATGTTTCatcaatccaatgccacttccgcgtaaggatctccctCTCTATTGGTGTCTGCTTGGTGATCCTCCACAACTCGTTGTTAGTAATCGTATcaggccaaaagattttcaaaatttgtCGTAGCCCATACTAATGTATCAATTTTTACGAAATGTGATGAACTCACAAAAATGTATCGTTAACGAATACTActaagtaaaatattaaatattaaaacttcGAGTTGTCTTTTAAAGAAAATCGTTTtatcaatcaaatcaaaaaacaaacaatcgttttattttcatatcagaaaaataataattcaactgTCACTTAGGAAAAACCACAAGAGAAGACAGCTAATGGCGCGTACACACTATTTCATtttctacatatttatttaatttaattttaaaatttaccacaACTTATAGGTATCACAACGCGAACACTGCTCCCTTGagcatgaggtcgatgtctcaattgtCTGTAACACTACTCAAACAGAAATCTTAAACATTAACCAATGTTTTACTAACATAACTTATCATTTTTAGGTAGGTAACTATAATATGAATCAAAGTTGTGTATGGATACACAATTTTGATTCATATGCGATAGTGTTAGAGTACTATTTGTACTGCAAACCAGACaactttgattaaaaaaaaatgcctttgtaagcagacgagcatacggcccatgaccacttgctcatggacgtcagcaatgccaggggcagagccaagccgctgcctaccattaattacctattcatatttataaattacagctgacccggcaagcgtttttttaacatataaaagatttctagggaacttctagtgtagaaaaaaaaaaccaacttattgtaagtgtgtaaggatttggtaaatgagtgaaagaagCATGTAATGCTGTGAA comes from the Bombyx mori chromosome 10, ASM3026992v2 genome and includes:
- the Lrpl gene encoding low density lipoprotein receptor-related protein-like protein isoform X1; its protein translation is MGCNRTYYGDIGRTYEVELHRPREDLVPYVCLLTITAAGGIHGDLVQVLFDSFTLGRFTSFTEDGCPDGYMQIQEASRPQVGGSWCGTSWGPSIYYSETKSITLIIRLLHLSKEQNNYNFDFRMAYKVLRREHATVRYGGTPLLDRPFFKLRPIAVPVNISREDTNARSTRTPEYYLGDLISGTYCSRIFSDCDRKNCRLQSPNFPGVYPRNLTCYYAVRQHEVPQGKHALIVVKQPNGQLISIRSQKALYAAQQERGNNGRELKFWQQCDEVQDYVTVYDGYTTRDPVVLRFCGGGVAVPEAISSGPELLVEFTTSPFGTFLQPATLQSLHGFQLEVEVRFVDQQSPTYAKNKRTCEFWIRGTGRGVLEHPQHSLPPNTTCLYHMQGIDTSGPSGRHIIYRRPSFSAPRFRVWFSVLKFYVTNALNPNLPEDEYCGSHFNIWDGPMRISPGCSDIFCDKERSVQMSRATSPQSVIVGRPPTNATLIARFCRERAPRTCEHALLKKSRACTKTESFLSKGDSLTLELKLTQGTALKPVFFKALYEFVDLHQDGEPWGRGPCSRRFASRSFPEAPPDPPINFSSPRDVFLYGRGGARNISCTYRFEANPGEVVRLRVWGVRSGGRLCRSVHSAHAPWYRCAGDLTAAVRIFDRPWKNIGSGIPRDCLCSDVGDYEFVSSSTVAELKFDVVNMTATDDFRSFGFEASVEFVRYDSVCESTHRVYGASGELRLSATLPDSEAEHCEHRPWLIDPSPGHYLYLQVRGSIISEPTLDNFTLLNNITVAPDLRHLCRTQNRIAVYAGGLMPVYICPESPEQDTEEVVEIFSEGWSKDVDELARHVLQPGPSPDRFDLEFPRSLAVELIAVEAGNYFVSWLELSKREASGPGSVFALSGECTHRCASLDACIAAALWCDGVAHCPHGDDERLAHCSALLRLPAHYALALLAFAALTCCALVAVTRSCRRRRSALQQRLKSLSSDTAIFDEKEVIC
- the Lrpl gene encoding low density lipoprotein receptor-related protein-like protein precursor (The RefSeq protein has 9 substitutions compared to this genomic sequence), whose protein sequence is MRISKGVNTKIAIIINFLIQLTDGDIAPDKSVKDTKSFLKDRPISNDIPAPESLPVLHANDTRCKISEYLCVNKKCIPINRFCDGSNDCGDSSDEPRHCTRCNRTYYGDIGRTYEVELHRPREDLVPYVCLLTITAAGGIHGDLVQVLFDSFTLGRFTSFTEDGCPDGYMQIQEASRPQVGGSWCGTSWGPSIYYSETKSITLIIRLLHLSKEQNNYNFDFRMAYKVLRREHATVRYGGTPLLDRPFFKLRPIAVPVNISREDTNARSTRTPEYYLGDLISGTYCSRIFSDCDRKNCRLQSPNFPGVYPRNLTCYYAVRQHEVPQGKHALIVVKQPNGQLISIRSQKALYAAQQERGNNGRELKFWQQCDEVQDYVTVYDGYTTRDPVVLRFCGGGVAVPEAISSGPELLVEFTTSPFGTFLQPATLQSLHGFQLEVEVRFVDQQSPTYAKNKRTCEFWIRGTGRGVLEHPQHSLPPNTTCLYHMQGIDTSGPSGRHIIYRRPSFSAPRFRVWFSVLKFYVTNALNPNLPEDEYCGSHLNIWDGPMRISPGCSDIFCDKERSVQMSRATSPQSVIVGRPPTNATLIARFCRERAPRTCEHALLKKSRACTKTESFLSKGDSLTLELKLTQGTALKPVFFKALYEFVDLHQDGEPWGRGPCSRRFASRSFPEAPPDPPINFSSPRDVFLYGRGGARNISCTYRFEANPGEVVRLRVWGVRSGGRLCRSVHSAHAPWYRCAGDLTAAVRVFDRPWKNIGSGIPRDCLCSDVGDYEFVSSSTVAELKFDVVNMTATDDFRSFGFEASVEFVRYDSVCESTHRVYGASGELRLSATLPDSEAEHCEHRPWLIDPSPGHYLYLQVRGSIISEPTLDNFTLLNNITVAPDLRHLCRTQNRIAVYAGGLMPVYICPGSTEQDTEEVVEIFSEGWSKDVDELARHVLQPGPSPDRFDLEFPRSLAVELIAVEAGNYFVSWLELSKREASGPGSVFALSGECTHRCASLDACIAAALWCDGVAHCPHGDDERLAHCSALLRLPAHYALALLAFAALTGCALVAVTRSCRRRRSALQQRLKSLSSDTAIFDEKEVIC